The following coding sequences are from one Lolium rigidum isolate FL_2022 chromosome 6, APGP_CSIRO_Lrig_0.1, whole genome shotgun sequence window:
- the LOC124660542 gene encoding 60S ribosomal protein L10a-1 — translation MSKLQSDSLREAITAITSGSREKNRKFVETIELQIGLKNYDPQKDKRFSGSVKLPHIPRPKMRVCMLGDAQHVEEAGKMGLDYMDVESLKKMNKNKKLVKKLAKKYHAFLASEAIIKQIPRLLGPGLNKAGKFPTLVSHQESLEGKVNETKATVKFQLKKVLCMGVAVGHLGMDEKQIFQNVQMSVNFLVSLLKKNWQNVRCLYLKSTMGKRQRLF, via the exons ATGAG TAAGTTGCAGAGCGACTCCCTGAGGGAGGCAATCACAGCTATTACAAGTGGAAGTCGTGAGAAGAACCGCAAGTTCGTTGAAACCATTGAGCTGCAGATCGGACTGAAGAACTATGACCCGCAAAAGGATAAGCGTTTCAGTGGTTCTGTTAAGCTTCCACACATCCCTCGCCCAAAAATGAGGGTCTGCATGCTTGGTGATGCCCAGCATGTTGAAGAG GCAGGGAAAATGGGCCTAGACTATATGGATGTGGAATCCCTCAAGAAGATGAACAAAAACAAGAAGCTAGTCAAGAAGCTTGCAAAGAAGTACCATGCCTTTCTTGCATCTGAGGCCATCATTAAGCAGATTCCTAGACTTCTTGGACCTGGTCTTAACAAGGCAG GAAAATTCCCAACCCTGGTCTCTCATCAGGAGTCCCTCGAAGGCAAGGTTAATGAGACCAAGGCTACAGTGAAGTTCCAGCTGAAAAAGGTGCTCTGCATGGGTGTTGCTGTTGGCCACTTGGGCATGGACGAGAAGCAAATCTTCCAGAACGTGCAGATGAGCGTGAATTTCCTTGTTTCTCTGTTGAAGAAGAATTGGCAAAAC GTGAGGTGCTTGTACTTGAAGAGCACAATGGGAAAGCGGCAACGGTTGTTCTAG